In one window of Streptomyces griseus subsp. griseus DNA:
- a CDS encoding GntR family transcriptional regulator — protein sequence MRIPAHSVCTAIRDDIVSGVYERGSRLTEELLARRYGVSRVPVREALRTLESEGFVVTRRHAGACVAEPTEQEAADLLEVRMLLEPLGAARAAQRRTEAHLKVLRGLVRLGQERARRGEGEDLRSLGGWFHETLAQASGSPGLIALLTQLRHKVAWMYAVEQPARPVDSWAEHGAIVDAVARGDAERARALTAQHAERAAGAHRLRRPDRPGRRAAPPPRVSSSQHGVNIAGVRH from the coding sequence ATGCGCATTCCCGCGCATTCGGTATGCACGGCGATCCGTGACGACATCGTCTCCGGTGTCTACGAGCGCGGCAGCCGCCTCACCGAGGAGCTGCTGGCACGGCGGTACGGCGTCTCCCGCGTCCCGGTGCGCGAGGCGCTGCGCACCCTGGAGTCCGAGGGCTTCGTCGTCACCCGCAGGCACGCCGGGGCCTGTGTCGCCGAGCCCACCGAGCAGGAGGCCGCCGACCTGCTGGAGGTGCGGATGCTCCTGGAGCCGCTCGGCGCCGCCCGGGCCGCCCAGCGCCGTACGGAGGCCCACCTCAAGGTGCTCCGCGGGCTGGTCAGGCTGGGCCAGGAGCGGGCCCGGCGGGGCGAGGGGGAGGATCTGCGGTCGCTGGGCGGCTGGTTCCACGAGACCCTGGCCCAGGCCTCCGGCAGCCCCGGCCTCATCGCCCTGCTCACCCAGCTCAGACACAAGGTCGCCTGGATGTACGCCGTGGAGCAGCCGGCCCGCCCGGTCGACTCCTGGGCCGAGCACGGGGCCATCGTGGACGCGGTGGCGCGCGGCGACGCGGAACGGGCCAGGGCGCTCACCGCCCAGCATGCGGAACGGGCCGCCGGGGCGCACCGGCTGCGCCGCCCGGACCGCCCCGGTCGGCGCGCGGCGCCGCCGCCCCGGGTGAGTTCTTCGCAACACGGCGTAAACATCGCGGGTGTCCGCCATTAA
- a CDS encoding HPr family phosphocarrier protein, whose amino-acid sequence MAERRVNVGWAEGLHARPASIFVRAATASGVPVTIAKADGNPVNAASMLAVLGLGAQGGEEIVLASDADGAEAALDRLAKLVAEGLEELPETV is encoded by the coding sequence ATGGCTGAGCGCCGCGTAAACGTCGGTTGGGCCGAGGGCCTGCACGCCCGCCCCGCTTCCATCTTCGTCCGTGCCGCCACGGCTTCCGGCGTCCCCGTGACGATCGCCAAGGCCGACGGCAACCCGGTCAACGCCGCCTCCATGCTCGCGGTGCTGGGTCTGGGCGCGCAGGGTGGCGAGGAGATCGTGCTCGCGTCCGACGCGGACGGCGCCGAGGCCGCCCTGGACCGTCTGGCGAAGCTGGTCGCCGAGGGTCTGGAAGAGCTTCCCGAGACCGTCTGA
- a CDS encoding M23 family metallopeptidase: protein MAFTRATGKHRAPSRLTRRSAQVAGVAALATTGVLGSLASPAAAADSEAPKAAETGLTQAIALDATLAEQIDAQAQAQHQQAQAVAEAKAKAAAEAKAKAAKAKAKAEARRKAEARAQEVREEKARAARAAERARLNAFHLPVAGSYVTTGYKSGGALWSSGSHSGVDFRAASGSSVVAVGAGTVVEAGWGGAYGNNIVLRMTDGTYTQYGHLSSIGVSVGQSVTSGQQIGVSGSTGNSTGPHLHFEARTTPEYGSDMDPVAYLRSHGVNV from the coding sequence ATGGCGTTCACCCGTGCCACCGGGAAGCACCGTGCCCCGAGCCGCCTGACGCGCCGCAGCGCCCAGGTCGCCGGCGTCGCGGCCCTGGCCACCACCGGCGTCCTCGGCTCCCTGGCCTCCCCGGCAGCCGCAGCCGACTCCGAGGCCCCCAAGGCCGCCGAGACCGGACTCACCCAGGCCATCGCCCTCGACGCCACACTCGCCGAGCAGATCGACGCCCAGGCCCAGGCGCAGCACCAGCAGGCCCAGGCCGTCGCCGAGGCGAAGGCCAAGGCGGCCGCGGAAGCCAAGGCCAAGGCGGCGAAGGCCAAGGCGAAGGCGGAGGCCCGGCGCAAGGCCGAGGCCCGCGCCCAGGAGGTCCGCGAGGAGAAGGCCCGGGCCGCCCGCGCCGCCGAGCGCGCCCGCCTCAACGCCTTCCACCTCCCGGTCGCCGGCTCGTACGTCACCACCGGCTACAAGTCCGGCGGCGCCCTCTGGTCCTCCGGCAGCCACTCCGGCGTGGACTTCCGCGCCGCCTCCGGCAGCTCCGTCGTCGCGGTCGGCGCCGGTACGGTCGTCGAGGCCGGCTGGGGCGGCGCGTACGGCAACAACATCGTGCTCCGGATGACGGACGGCACGTACACCCAGTACGGCCACCTCTCCTCGATCGGCGTCTCCGTCGGCCAGAGCGTCACCTCCGGCCAGCAGATCGGCGTCTCCGGCTCCACCGGCAACTCCACCGGCCCGCACCTCCACTTCGAGGCCCGGACCACCCCGGAGTACGGCTCGGACATGGACCCGGTCGCCTACCTGCGCTCGCACGGCGTGAACGTCTGA